In the genome of Myxococcus guangdongensis, one region contains:
- a CDS encoding CBM21 domain-containing protein, which produces MTTTRTDPLSRRGLLPGLLVALCVGLFSSSALAADEVRLLKAVSTVGSRYGQTWQDVTYLLVVKNLAYEKQVAIHDKQPDGTWLDLEASYSGDAGAGYELWKVTRQYQSWGTSPQPTRDLEFVAKYTVNGQTYWDNNGGANYQLVRTNGPLLPRANVLVGSSYWQPTGEVDIGIDVKNLAYTKSVTVVYSTDHWATSHEVSAAFVPGYAVGYAYVSSPNAYGVERWQARIPAGTGTPLYYIRYEVDGHTYWDNNFGYNYPPIYPPL; this is translated from the coding sequence ATGACGACGACTCGAACCGACCCCCTGTCCCGCCGGGGCCTTCTGCCGGGGCTGCTGGTGGCCCTGTGCGTGGGGCTGTTCTCCTCCTCCGCGCTGGCGGCGGACGAGGTGCGCCTGCTCAAGGCGGTGAGCACCGTGGGCAGCCGCTATGGGCAGACGTGGCAGGACGTCACCTACCTCCTGGTGGTGAAGAACCTGGCGTACGAGAAGCAGGTCGCCATCCACGACAAGCAGCCGGATGGGACGTGGCTGGATTTGGAGGCCAGCTACTCGGGCGACGCGGGCGCGGGGTACGAGCTGTGGAAGGTGACGCGCCAGTATCAGAGCTGGGGCACGTCCCCGCAGCCGACGCGCGATTTGGAGTTCGTGGCGAAGTACACGGTGAATGGCCAGACGTACTGGGACAACAACGGCGGGGCCAACTACCAGCTGGTGCGCACCAACGGGCCGCTGCTCCCCCGGGCCAACGTGCTGGTGGGCAGCAGCTACTGGCAGCCCACGGGCGAGGTGGACATCGGCATCGACGTGAAGAACCTCGCCTACACCAAGAGCGTCACCGTGGTGTACTCGACGGACCACTGGGCCACGTCCCACGAGGTCTCCGCGGCCTTCGTCCCCGGCTACGCGGTGGGCTACGCGTACGTCTCCAGCCCCAACGCGTACGGCGTGGAGCGCTGGCAGGCCCGCATCCCGGCCGGCACCGGCACGCCGCTGTACTACATCCGGTACGAGGTGGACGGGCACACGTACTGGGACAACAACTTCGGGTACAACTACCCGCCCATCTACCCTCCCCTCTAG
- the htpG gene encoding molecular chaperone HtpG — translation MTVDASPQRETHAFQAEINQLLSLVINSLYSHKEIFLRELVSNASDALDRLRFRAITEPELLADAPELELRIIPDAEKNTLTIEDTGVGMSHDELVKNLGTIAHSGSREFIQAMTQRGQKDMQLIGQFGVGFYSAYLVADRVEVVSRAAGKDSQAWKWTSEAHGTFTVEPSERAARGTSVILHLKEDQKEFLDEWRVRSLITQYSDYVGHPIKLQVTKTTGTGDDAKTESALEVVNKASALWQRAKSDITDEQYQEFYKHLTHDWEKPLAWTHFKADGNQQFTGLLFLPKNPPFDLNAQQQRGVRLFVKRVFIMDRCEELVPQWLRFVRGVIDSDDLPLNVSRELLQDSQTVRAIRKHVVKKSLDLLEKLAKDKPEDYTTFWKAFGTVLKEALATEAEHKDKVGGLLRYESSRDEGLTSLADYVSRMKEGQEALYYIYGESRKAVEDSPHLEALKQRGYEVLFMTDPVDEWAAQGLREFQGKPLVSALQADLKLQSTDEQKKEHEEKSEGLKGLTSRMKDVLQDSVREVRVSDRLTDSPVCLVVPEGGSPAYLERLLQQRGKGMPRVKRILEVNPKHPVIEHLKTLHAQDPAQAQVSEWIELLHDQALLTEGSTIADPNRFARRLTSLLTQVAGQAVKAPVAQAT, via the coding sequence ATGACCGTCGACGCTTCCCCCCAGCGGGAAACCCACGCCTTCCAGGCGGAGATCAACCAGCTCCTCAGCCTGGTCATCAATTCGCTCTACAGCCACAAGGAGATCTTCCTCCGGGAGCTGGTCTCCAACGCCTCGGACGCGCTGGACAGGCTGCGCTTCCGCGCGATTACCGAGCCGGAGCTGCTCGCGGACGCGCCGGAGCTGGAGCTGCGCATCATTCCGGACGCGGAGAAGAACACCCTCACCATCGAGGACACCGGCGTCGGCATGTCGCACGACGAGCTGGTGAAGAACCTGGGCACCATCGCCCACTCCGGCTCGCGCGAGTTCATCCAGGCGATGACCCAGCGTGGCCAGAAGGACATGCAGCTCATCGGCCAGTTCGGCGTGGGCTTCTACAGCGCGTACCTCGTGGCGGACCGCGTGGAGGTCGTCAGCCGCGCCGCCGGCAAGGACAGCCAGGCCTGGAAGTGGACGTCCGAGGCGCACGGCACCTTCACCGTGGAGCCCTCCGAGCGCGCCGCCCGGGGCACCTCCGTCATCCTCCACCTCAAGGAGGACCAGAAGGAGTTCCTGGACGAGTGGCGCGTGCGCTCGCTGATTACCCAGTACTCCGACTACGTCGGCCACCCCATCAAGCTCCAGGTGACCAAGACGACGGGCACGGGGGACGACGCCAAGACGGAGAGCGCGCTGGAGGTGGTGAACAAGGCGAGCGCCCTGTGGCAGCGCGCCAAATCGGACATCACCGACGAGCAGTACCAGGAGTTCTACAAGCACCTGACGCACGACTGGGAGAAGCCGCTCGCGTGGACGCACTTCAAGGCGGACGGCAACCAGCAGTTCACCGGCCTGCTCTTCCTGCCGAAGAACCCGCCGTTCGACTTGAACGCGCAGCAGCAGCGCGGGGTGCGGCTGTTCGTCAAGCGCGTGTTCATCATGGACCGCTGCGAGGAGCTGGTGCCGCAGTGGCTGCGCTTCGTGCGCGGCGTCATCGACTCGGATGACCTGCCGCTCAACGTGTCGCGCGAGCTGCTCCAGGACTCGCAGACCGTGCGCGCCATCCGCAAGCACGTGGTGAAGAAGTCGTTGGACCTGTTGGAGAAGCTCGCCAAGGACAAGCCCGAGGACTACACGACGTTCTGGAAGGCCTTCGGCACGGTGCTCAAGGAGGCGCTGGCCACCGAGGCCGAGCACAAGGACAAGGTGGGCGGCCTGTTGCGCTACGAGAGCTCGCGCGACGAGGGGCTCACGTCGCTGGCGGACTACGTGTCGCGGATGAAGGAGGGCCAGGAGGCGCTCTATTACATCTACGGCGAGTCCCGGAAGGCGGTGGAGGACAGCCCCCACCTGGAGGCGCTCAAGCAGCGCGGCTACGAGGTCCTCTTCATGACGGACCCGGTGGACGAGTGGGCGGCGCAGGGCCTGCGCGAGTTCCAGGGCAAGCCGCTGGTGTCCGCGCTCCAGGCGGACCTGAAGCTGCAGTCCACGGACGAGCAGAAGAAGGAGCACGAGGAGAAGAGCGAGGGGCTCAAGGGGCTCACGTCGCGGATGAAGGACGTGCTGCAGGACTCGGTGCGCGAGGTGCGCGTGTCGGACCGGCTCACGGACTCGCCGGTGTGCCTCGTCGTCCCCGAGGGCGGCTCGCCCGCGTACCTGGAGCGGCTGCTGCAGCAGCGGGGTAAGGGAATGCCGAGGGTGAAGCGCATCCTCGAGGTCAATCCCAAGCATCCGGTCATCGAGCACCTGAAGACGCTCCACGCCCAGGACCCGGCGCAGGCTCAGGTGTCCGAGTGGATTGAGCTGCTGCATGACCAGGCGCTGCTCACCGAGGGCAGCACCATCGCCGACCCGAACCGCTTCGCGCGCCGGCTGACGTCGCTGCTCACGCAGGTGGCGGGGCAGGCCGTGAAGGCGCCCGTGGCGCAAGCGACCTGA